Proteins found in one Leptospira neocaledonica genomic segment:
- a CDS encoding lipoprotein yields MKYFIIIPIAVSLSLQCVLLRSFFPSEPEIARNNGKTGYVLIAPIRLKDSTGGSFVGEVFRENLRFELAKQGFVSAALDETNRESLPYKDGGRITFPEEPSDVKQTNPPVANTKEENPKFLGISENDLKNLFDKTKFDYFLESTVILKETGTVLDPLYSVSVFIRVSGKTGKKFGEIRFSADTTREKLDETVKYSTYGSVKQIRDLVKE; encoded by the coding sequence ATGAAATATTTTATTATTATTCCGATTGCAGTAAGTTTATCCCTGCAATGTGTTCTTTTGAGAAGTTTCTTCCCATCGGAACCGGAAATCGCGAGAAATAATGGAAAAACAGGATACGTTTTAATTGCTCCTATTCGATTGAAAGATTCGACCGGCGGAAGCTTCGTAGGAGAGGTATTTCGAGAAAATTTAAGATTCGAATTAGCAAAACAAGGTTTTGTTTCCGCCGCTTTAGACGAAACGAATCGGGAAAGCCTTCCATATAAGGATGGAGGAAGAATCACATTCCCGGAAGAACCGTCTGACGTTAAACAAACGAATCCTCCAGTTGCAAATACAAAGGAAGAAAATCCTAAATTTCTCGGAATCTCCGAAAATGATTTAAAAAACCTTTTCGATAAAACGAAATTCGATTATTTTTTAGAAAGTACAGTAATATTAAAAGAAACGGGAACCGTTTTGGATCCGCTTTATTCCGTATCAGTTTTTATTCGCGTAAGTGGCAAAACCGGGAAGAAATTCGGTGAGATACGGTTTTCTGCCGATACTACAAGAGAAAAGTTGGATGAAACAGTTAAATACTCAACTTACGGTTCGGTAAAACAAATTAGGGATTTAGTTAAAGAATGA
- a CDS encoding tetratricopeptide repeat protein: MIKERLTELRAFLNVKIILIFLSIPIAIFVIFIFWYYTKSVKLNGLYQEALSAYSVKNLDKSKSLLLQIYESDSDFKDVSFLLGKIEYFSKNFDQSTTYFKTCADNGKLNCKLWVLKSLIHSGKDYDLSEKILNQLAEDGFENPELDQFRGILYERKGKLDLALESYNRSISFTSTILPSLARLEAIYKKAGFPAKAQRYREFSNAVQELNGSTKTNKKEK, translated from the coding sequence ATGATTAAGGAAAGACTTACTGAACTAAGAGCATTTTTAAATGTTAAGATTATCTTAATTTTCTTAAGCATTCCAATTGCGATATTTGTTATCTTTATTTTTTGGTATTACACTAAATCAGTAAAATTGAATGGGCTTTATCAGGAAGCTTTATCCGCGTATTCCGTTAAAAATTTGGACAAATCTAAGAGTTTATTATTACAAATTTATGAATCGGATTCAGATTTTAAGGATGTATCTTTCCTATTAGGAAAGATAGAATATTTTTCTAAAAACTTTGATCAATCGACAACTTATTTCAAAACTTGCGCCGACAATGGTAAATTGAATTGTAAACTTTGGGTTTTGAAATCTCTAATTCATTCCGGTAAGGATTATGATCTTTCTGAAAAAATCTTGAATCAACTTGCCGAGGATGGATTTGAAAATCCTGAGTTGGATCAATTTAGGGGAATCTTATATGAAAGAAAAGGCAAATTGGACCTCGCGTTAGAAAGTTACAATAGATCTATTTCCTTTACCTCTACAATTCTTCCTTCATTGGCTAGATTGGAAGCAATATATAAAAAAGCTGGCTTTCCAGCTAAAGCACAACGCTATAGAGAATTTTCAAACGCAGTTCAAGAATTAAACGGTTCTACAAAAACGAATAAAAAGGAAAAATGA